One Rhodothermus bifroesti DNA window includes the following coding sequences:
- the lon gene encoding endopeptidase La produces the protein MAYGDLFYLLEDDPEQSIPLPTPDEQKAMSAEEVPETLPILALRNTVLYPGVVLPITVGRDASLKLVRDAFAGDRLIGVVAQRSSEVENPTPDDLYRVGTVASILKLIKMPDGSKSIVIQGRRRFAITEYIQTEPYFIARVQPLSDSIDEVDDVELQARVRSIKELAVQIVNLSPNLPSEAAFAIQNIESPAFLIYFIASNLGIDVAAKQELLEAQSILAQADLLMQHLSRELQVLQLSQEIRSRVKSDVDRQQREYLLRQQLKAIQEELGEADEEAELEALRKRAEEKPLPEHARKAVLKEIERLSRMNPASPDYAVTRNYIDWILELPWLEYSEDHLDLQEAQQILDEDHYGLEQVKKRILEYLAVLKLKGDMKAPILCFVGPPGVGKTSLGKSIARALGRKFVRVSLGGVRDEAEIRGHRRTYVGALPGRIIQGMKKAGTANPVFMLDEIDKLGADFRGDPSSALLEVLDPEQNNAFSDHYLELDYDLSHVLFIATANYLDLIPAPLRDRMEIIEINGYTQDEKLEIAKRYLVPRQVEQHGLKLEQFAITEAALREIIDGYTRESGVRQLERTIASVVRGVAKKIAMGEIASAQVDAADLKEYLGARKFFSEVAERTEVPGVATGLAWTPAGGDILFIEASAARGNGRLILTGQLGEVMKESAQLAFSYIKAHADELGIPLDAFRYWDVHVHVPAGAVPKDGPSAGVALLTALASLYTQRRVRHTVAMTGEITLRGLVLPVGGIKEKVLAAKRAGIQTVLLPEKNQKDIEEIKPETLAGLDILYVRRVDEVLTQALEPEPMRDPAQVYGIPEAERVPTNGTVADVITG, from the coding sequence ATGGCATACGGAGATCTGTTCTATTTGCTAGAAGACGACCCCGAGCAGAGCATTCCTCTGCCCACGCCGGATGAACAAAAAGCCATGAGCGCCGAGGAGGTGCCCGAAACGCTTCCTATTCTGGCACTCCGCAACACGGTGCTCTATCCGGGCGTGGTGCTCCCCATCACCGTTGGGCGCGATGCCTCCTTAAAACTGGTGCGGGACGCTTTTGCAGGCGATCGACTGATTGGCGTGGTAGCCCAGCGTAGCAGTGAGGTAGAAAATCCTACACCAGACGACCTTTACCGTGTGGGGACGGTGGCTTCGATCCTCAAGCTGATCAAAATGCCTGATGGATCGAAGTCGATTGTCATTCAAGGTCGACGGCGGTTTGCAATTACTGAATACATTCAAACCGAACCCTATTTTATCGCGCGGGTGCAGCCACTGAGCGATAGCATCGACGAAGTTGACGATGTCGAACTGCAAGCACGCGTTCGCTCCATTAAAGAGTTGGCCGTCCAGATTGTCAACCTGTCGCCCAACTTGCCCAGCGAAGCGGCCTTTGCAATTCAAAACATCGAATCGCCCGCTTTTCTGATCTACTTCATTGCCTCTAACCTGGGCATCGACGTGGCGGCTAAACAGGAGCTCCTGGAGGCCCAATCTATCTTAGCGCAGGCTGATTTGCTCATGCAGCATCTGTCGCGTGAGCTGCAAGTGCTCCAGCTCTCGCAAGAAATTCGCTCCCGCGTCAAAAGCGATGTAGACCGGCAGCAACGCGAATATCTGCTCCGCCAGCAACTTAAAGCCATCCAAGAAGAGCTGGGCGAAGCCGACGAAGAAGCGGAACTCGAAGCCCTGCGCAAGCGCGCGGAAGAAAAGCCGCTACCTGAACATGCCCGCAAGGCAGTCCTGAAAGAAATCGAGCGGCTTTCACGGATGAACCCGGCCTCGCCAGACTATGCCGTCACCCGTAACTACATCGACTGGATCCTAGAGCTGCCTTGGCTAGAATACTCGGAAGACCACTTAGACCTGCAGGAGGCGCAGCAGATCTTGGACGAAGATCACTACGGCCTAGAGCAGGTCAAAAAGCGGATTCTTGAGTACCTGGCCGTACTCAAGCTCAAGGGCGACATGAAGGCGCCCATCCTGTGCTTTGTAGGACCACCTGGCGTAGGAAAAACCAGCCTGGGCAAAAGCATCGCACGTGCACTAGGCCGGAAGTTTGTCCGCGTCAGCCTAGGCGGCGTGCGCGATGAAGCTGAAATCCGTGGCCATCGCCGGACATATGTTGGCGCACTACCCGGCCGCATTATTCAGGGCATGAAGAAAGCCGGCACGGCCAACCCTGTCTTCATGCTCGATGAAATTGATAAGCTGGGGGCTGACTTTCGGGGCGACCCCTCTAGTGCCCTACTCGAGGTGCTAGACCCTGAGCAAAATAATGCTTTCAGCGACCATTACCTGGAGCTGGACTACGACCTATCGCACGTGCTGTTTATCGCTACGGCAAACTACTTGGACTTGATTCCAGCGCCGCTGCGCGACCGCATGGAGATCATCGAAATCAACGGCTATACGCAGGATGAAAAGCTGGAAATCGCCAAACGCTACCTGGTACCGCGGCAGGTGGAACAACATGGCCTTAAGCTAGAACAGTTTGCAATCACCGAAGCTGCCCTTCGAGAGATCATCGACGGCTATACCCGTGAGTCCGGTGTGCGCCAGCTCGAGCGCACCATCGCCTCGGTAGTGCGCGGCGTAGCCAAGAAGATCGCCATGGGCGAAATTGCTTCAGCCCAAGTGGACGCAGCTGACCTTAAGGAATATCTGGGCGCACGGAAGTTCTTCTCTGAAGTGGCCGAGCGCACTGAGGTCCCAGGGGTCGCCACCGGACTAGCCTGGACACCTGCAGGGGGCGATATCCTGTTCATTGAGGCCTCGGCAGCCCGCGGCAACGGCCGGCTGATTCTTACCGGGCAGCTCGGCGAAGTCATGAAAGAATCTGCCCAGCTGGCTTTCTCTTATATTAAGGCGCACGCCGATGAGCTCGGCATTCCCCTGGACGCGTTCCGCTACTGGGACGTGCACGTGCACGTCCCAGCCGGTGCCGTACCTAAAGACGGACCTTCGGCCGGCGTGGCACTACTTACGGCCCTAGCTTCGCTCTACACGCAGCGCCGCGTTCGGCACACCGTAGCTATGACAGGCGAAATTACACTACGCGGCCTCGTGCTACCCGTGGGCGGCATTAAGGAAAAGGTGCTTGCAGCAAAGCGCGCAGGCATCCAAACCGTGTTGCTACCGGAGAAAAACCAAAAAGACATTGAAGAAATCAAGCCCGAAACGCTGGCAGGACTGGACATCCTCTACGTGCGGCGTGTAGATGAGGTCCTAACACAAGCCTTGGAACCAGAACCGATGCGCGATCCAGCCCAAGTGTATGGCATCCCTGAAGCCGAACGCGTTCCAACTAACGGTACTGTTGCCGATGTGATTACGGGATAA
- a CDS encoding hybrid sensor histidine kinase/response regulator has product MSANYASAFEHQTPEFPLEPTLLIATFSLEGVCYEANPAWEALFGRMGGPWHQLIDEDRTHFQELLKQAAQGQQVLHELMMLHFPERDEPVPALFNIIPVHWPPPQAKAPVALVVTVELLVEPRSLTYTQSQRHRLETLGRMALGIAHDFNNLLMSILGNLELLRISLGEGTAEVAGYLQALERAALDGAALMRKLQEYVRQEKPAPFAPVDLPTLLDECLMLTRPYWYNEPRRQGLTICLETDLQPVPPIRGLASELRQVFTNLILNAVQAMPQGGVLRVETGLDPERGVRVRLSDTGIGMTEAVRKRIFEPLFTTKPEGSGMGLAIAAGIVREHGGSIEVDSTPGIGTTFTLYFPPIATSSTTESATTITRAARPVHVLIVDDEPGVRTILARLLSLKGHTVTQAASATEALSLLQTQSFDIVFTDQGMPEISGLELSRHIRAQFPQLPIVLISGDTELDLSAGSVDAVLAKPFRLQDAENLIRKLCGSDPSK; this is encoded by the coding sequence ATGAGCGCAAATTATGCTTCCGCTTTTGAGCACCAGACGCCCGAATTTCCGTTGGAACCGACGCTGCTCATAGCCACCTTTTCTCTAGAAGGGGTCTGCTACGAGGCCAATCCGGCCTGGGAGGCGTTATTTGGGCGGATGGGTGGCCCTTGGCATCAGCTTATTGACGAAGATCGGACGCATTTTCAGGAGCTGCTGAAGCAAGCAGCCCAAGGGCAGCAGGTGCTCCATGAGCTGATGATGCTTCATTTCCCGGAGCGCGACGAACCTGTTCCTGCGCTCTTTAACATCATTCCAGTACACTGGCCACCCCCCCAGGCAAAAGCGCCAGTTGCTCTGGTGGTTACGGTCGAACTGCTTGTAGAACCCCGCAGCCTGACCTATACCCAAAGCCAACGTCATCGGCTTGAAACGCTGGGGCGCATGGCCCTGGGCATCGCGCACGACTTCAATAACCTCTTAATGAGCATCCTGGGAAACCTTGAGCTCTTACGCATTTCCTTGGGAGAGGGCACCGCAGAAGTAGCCGGGTATTTGCAAGCCTTGGAGCGAGCCGCCTTAGATGGGGCCGCGCTCATGCGTAAACTCCAAGAATACGTACGCCAAGAAAAGCCCGCACCTTTTGCCCCTGTTGATCTACCTACCTTACTGGACGAATGCCTTATGCTGACGCGGCCCTATTGGTATAACGAGCCGCGCCGGCAGGGACTAACCATTTGCCTGGAAACCGATTTGCAACCGGTACCGCCTATTCGCGGCCTGGCCAGCGAGCTGCGCCAGGTGTTCACCAACCTGATCCTCAATGCGGTGCAGGCTATGCCTCAGGGTGGGGTGCTTCGGGTGGAAACCGGGCTCGATCCAGAGCGTGGCGTTCGGGTACGCCTGTCGGATACAGGCATCGGCATGACCGAAGCCGTACGCAAGCGCATCTTTGAGCCGCTCTTTACTACCAAACCCGAAGGATCAGGTATGGGCCTGGCCATTGCAGCCGGGATCGTGCGTGAACATGGTGGAAGCATTGAGGTGGACAGTACACCGGGTATCGGCACCACCTTTACGCTCTATTTTCCGCCGATAGCAACGTCCTCGACCACCGAATCGGCAACAACCATTACCCGTGCAGCTCGCCCCGTACATGTGCTTATTGTCGACGATGAACCCGGTGTGCGCACGATACTGGCACGCCTGCTTTCGCTTAAAGGCCACACCGTTACCCAAGCTGCTTCAGCAACCGAAGCCCTATCGCTGCTGCAAACGCAATCCTTCGACATTGTTTTCACTGACCAGGGCATGCCAGAAATAAGCGGCTTAGAACTTTCTCGACATATCCGCGCTCAGTTTCCTCAGCTGCCCATTGTGCTCATTAGTGGCGACACCGAGTTGGATCTCTCAGCCGGATCGGTCGATGCGGTACTCGCTAAGCCATTCCGGCTGCAAGATGCCGAAAACCTGATTCGCAAGCTTTGCGGTTCTGATCCGTCAAAATGA
- a CDS encoding DUF3467 domain-containing protein yields the protein MAHPPYGAEPQHIDIELSEEVAEGRYANLVMIAHSAEEFVLDFIRIMPGLPKARVQSRIIITPTHAKRLLRALADNIGRYEATYGEIEVPEPGPPVHFGGVGGEA from the coding sequence ATGGCACATCCTCCCTACGGTGCAGAACCACAGCACATTGATATTGAACTTAGCGAAGAAGTGGCCGAAGGGCGCTATGCAAACCTTGTGATGATTGCGCACTCGGCCGAAGAATTTGTGCTGGATTTCATCCGCATTATGCCGGGCTTGCCCAAGGCACGTGTGCAAAGCCGCATTATCATTACGCCAACCCATGCAAAACGTCTGCTGCGGGCGCTGGCCGATAACATTGGTCGGTATGAAGCTACCTATGGGGAGATTGAAGTCCCTGAGCCTGGACCGCCTGTGCATTTTGGCGGTGTTGGGGGTGAAGCCTAA
- a CDS encoding LptF/LptG family permease has protein sequence MTFLKVHVCARRIHRFKALARVFAGCSRMHTIDWHILRRVLGGYVFFIGALVVFFIVLHFVEYIDDFMDRGASMREVFGVYYPSYIPEIVRLTSPLALLLACLYVTGRMAQNLEIIALQMSGVPLRRLLRPYAGLGVAITGFMFWFNGWVVPTTNRTVVAFDEKYLSRTPRQFNLSHIHRQAQPDQFLTVGYYDREVQVAYRVSLQQFAGERMVYRLDAPRMEWIDSLRAWRIPEGIMRRFEATGWEQRTPVQHYTVALPLYPADLARTERDVEAMTLPEAAAHLATLRRTGVGALGRPLVAYYSKFAYPFANLILTLLGAVLASVRRRGGQLVHFGLGLGVAFAYLGLQKLIEPLGYSGILPPWLTAWLPHLVFALGAVLLLWRTRT, from the coding sequence ATGACTTTTCTAAAAGTACACGTTTGCGCACGAAGAATCCACCGCTTTAAGGCACTGGCGCGTGTTTTTGCGGGTTGTTCGCGTATGCACACCATCGACTGGCATATCCTTCGCCGCGTACTTGGGGGCTACGTTTTCTTTATAGGCGCCCTGGTGGTATTTTTCATTGTGTTGCATTTTGTGGAGTACATCGACGACTTCATGGATCGGGGCGCTTCGATGCGTGAAGTCTTTGGCGTCTACTATCCCAGTTATATTCCTGAGATCGTTCGGCTCACCTCGCCACTAGCGTTACTTCTAGCTTGTCTTTACGTTACCGGGCGCATGGCCCAAAACCTGGAGATCATCGCCCTGCAAATGAGCGGCGTGCCGCTGCGTCGGCTCCTGAGGCCTTATGCAGGGCTTGGCGTTGCAATTACGGGTTTTATGTTCTGGTTCAACGGTTGGGTGGTTCCGACGACCAACCGCACGGTTGTGGCCTTTGATGAAAAATACCTTAGCCGCACGCCGCGCCAGTTCAACCTCAGCCACATACATCGGCAAGCGCAGCCAGACCAGTTTTTGACTGTCGGCTATTACGATCGAGAGGTGCAGGTAGCCTACCGGGTGTCCCTGCAACAATTTGCGGGAGAGCGGATGGTCTATCGGTTAGATGCTCCGCGAATGGAATGGATCGACTCACTTAGGGCTTGGCGCATTCCCGAAGGCATAATGCGGCGCTTTGAGGCGACAGGCTGGGAGCAGCGCACCCCCGTGCAGCACTACACCGTAGCACTGCCCCTCTACCCCGCTGACCTGGCCCGCACCGAACGCGACGTAGAAGCTATGACGCTTCCTGAAGCAGCAGCCCACTTGGCCACACTGCGTCGAACTGGCGTTGGCGCGCTGGGACGCCCCCTGGTCGCCTACTACAGCAAGTTTGCCTATCCGTTTGCCAACCTGATTTTGACACTTCTCGGCGCTGTGCTGGCTTCGGTACGCCGCCGCGGTGGCCAACTGGTGCACTTTGGCCTTGGGCTCGGCGTGGCCTTTGCCTACCTTGGGCTGCAAAAACTCATTGAACCCTTAGGCTACAGCGGAATCCTCCCCCCTTGGCTGACCGCTTGGCTACCTCACCTGGTCTTTGCTCTCGGGGCAGTCCTTCTGCTGTGGCGCACGCGCACCTAA
- the sucC gene encoding ADP-forming succinate--CoA ligase subunit beta, protein MKLHEYQAKDILQRYGVATQPGYVARSVDEAVEAAQRLQQAYGFSLFVVKAQIHAGGRGKGGGVKLARGLEEVREKAAAILGMHLVTPQTGPEGQKVRAVLVAGAVDIAKEYYLGITLDRQRSQNVIMASVEGGVEIEEVAARAPEKILKIWVDPMIGLRPFQARQLAFGLGFEDEAFKKAVRLIEALYRAYEETDSSLAEINPLVLTQQGDVVAVDAKINLDDNALFRHPDLAELRDVYEEDPLEVEASQYRLNYVRLNGNVGCMVNGAGLAMATMDLIKLAGGEPANFLDVGGTASAETVEAGFRIILKDPNVKAILVNIFGGIVRCDRVARGIVEAARNVQLQVPLIVRLQGTNAEEARAILEASGLEIETATLFKEVAEKVNQALRRVAA, encoded by the coding sequence ATGAAACTTCACGAATATCAGGCCAAAGACATTTTGCAACGTTACGGTGTAGCTACGCAGCCCGGTTATGTAGCCCGAAGCGTTGACGAAGCCGTAGAGGCTGCGCAGCGGCTACAGCAAGCGTACGGCTTTTCGCTTTTTGTCGTTAAGGCGCAGATTCATGCCGGGGGGCGGGGCAAAGGGGGTGGAGTAAAACTGGCACGCGGCCTTGAGGAAGTCCGGGAAAAAGCAGCTGCCATTTTGGGCATGCATCTGGTTACCCCACAAACAGGACCCGAAGGCCAAAAAGTCCGTGCGGTGTTGGTTGCTGGAGCGGTTGATATTGCCAAAGAGTATTACCTGGGCATTACACTCGACCGACAGCGCAGCCAGAACGTAATCATGGCTTCGGTAGAAGGTGGCGTAGAAATCGAAGAAGTTGCTGCGCGCGCTCCCGAAAAAATTCTTAAGATCTGGGTAGATCCCATGATAGGCCTGCGCCCTTTCCAAGCGCGTCAGTTGGCCTTTGGATTGGGCTTTGAAGACGAAGCTTTTAAAAAAGCGGTCCGTCTTATTGAGGCCTTATACCGGGCTTATGAAGAAACCGACAGTTCGCTGGCCGAAATTAATCCACTGGTGCTCACCCAGCAGGGTGATGTGGTCGCTGTTGACGCCAAAATCAACCTGGACGATAACGCGCTTTTTCGCCATCCTGACTTGGCCGAGTTGCGGGATGTGTACGAAGAGGATCCCCTGGAGGTAGAAGCCAGCCAGTACCGCCTTAATTATGTGCGGCTCAACGGCAATGTCGGGTGCATGGTCAACGGTGCGGGTTTGGCCATGGCTACAATGGACCTGATTAAGCTGGCAGGGGGAGAGCCGGCCAACTTTTTGGATGTTGGAGGTACAGCTAGTGCCGAGACGGTTGAGGCAGGTTTTCGCATTATCTTGAAAGATCCTAACGTCAAGGCGATTTTGGTGAACATTTTTGGGGGTATTGTGCGGTGCGATCGGGTTGCTCGGGGCATTGTAGAGGCGGCCCGTAACGTACAGCTTCAGGTGCCGCTGATTGTGCGCTTGCAGGGCACCAATGCTGAGGAAGCGCGTGCGATCTTAGAGGCTAGCGGTCTGGAGATCGAGACGGCCACGCTTTTCAAAGAAGTGGCGGAAAAAGTTAACCAGGCGCTGCGCCGCGTTGCTGCTTGA
- a CDS encoding GNAT family N-acetyltransferase, which yields MPARAALTEQLEIREGLEGLTPGRIITLYRRAPLLRPVDDPERVWRMFENASLVLTAWHERRLVGIARVLTDGVLYSYLCDLAVEPDVQGLGIGRRLIEAVLERCKGTELVLRDSDISSGFYARLGFTRVPNAWMRRA from the coding sequence ATGCCTGCACGAGCAGCACTAACCGAACAGCTTGAAATCCGGGAAGGTCTCGAGGGCCTAACGCCTGGACGTATCATCACCCTCTACCGCAGGGCACCCCTGCTGCGCCCAGTGGATGATCCTGAACGCGTTTGGCGTATGTTTGAAAACGCCTCCCTGGTGCTTACGGCCTGGCATGAGCGGCGCTTGGTAGGCATTGCCCGGGTATTAACCGATGGCGTGCTCTACAGCTACCTGTGCGATTTGGCCGTTGAGCCCGATGTGCAAGGACTCGGCATCGGCCGGCGCCTCATCGAAGCCGTCTTAGAACGCTGTAAAGGCACTGAGCTGGTGCTGCGCGACTCGGACATCTCGTCTGGCTTTTATGCCCGCTTGGGCTTTACACGGGTGCCTAATGCCTGGATGCGTCGTGCCTAA
- a CDS encoding BON domain-containing protein yields MKSWKQIWHRLTLGHSPSPSHTASDHALALRLARVLEQIPACAIHVYVVEGHVTLCGRVASEDVLTQLLERVRTTPGVRSVKSSVHVLSTTPPISPLGI; encoded by the coding sequence GTGAAATCCTGGAAGCAGATTTGGCACAGATTGACTTTAGGGCATTCCCCAAGCCCTAGCCATACTGCTAGTGACCATGCCTTAGCATTGCGTCTGGCCCGGGTGCTTGAGCAAATACCTGCCTGTGCTATACACGTGTATGTAGTGGAAGGGCATGTTACGCTGTGTGGCCGTGTGGCCTCGGAGGACGTACTTACCCAGCTACTCGAACGCGTCCGGACTACGCCTGGCGTGCGCTCGGTCAAGTCCAGTGTGCACGTTTTATCGACTACACCGCCTATTTCCCCTTTGGGCATTTAG
- a CDS encoding putative LPS assembly protein LptD, with amino-acid sequence MMDRLRGCWTLWLILMTAAQAQPTSSNTQSSVQFSAQDSLVILFDTPEGDLGQLVGQARVQYRNLELTAHRIDLLFDQDELRASGLPVDTGMVDPPTFRQGNDTFTGRMLQYNLQTQRGRVVGAQTRIEDGFLQAQVVKVLEDSTLYVQGGSYSTCPCSDGRAPSYSLRTSKMKVAGKWIYTGPIQLYLFTIPTPLWLPFGFLPAIEGRRSGPLPVQYGEDERGFYLRGWGWYWAISDYMDLQVRGGLWTKGSWQISPLFRYAKRYAFSGQLMLDYLHNRNGEKGDPDFSVTNTASFRWTHNQTLGPSANFSANVNLTSSSYLRAISERYDDRVRQTISSNIRYSKNWSSRSLNLSLSHQEVLTTGAVSLTLPQLSFSQSAFKPFRSAGSISGRNERWYERLTLSYNGTLSNQYTFTRLPEATLLERGDTSALSISWYDALFSPSAYRRATGQEIPFQFRATHRIPVSASFALQRLPLLNRPFPVTFSSGLNYQEDWFLYTERRTVDTTGRIVTRSLPGFFALRQFSLGLSATTTLYGLFPVRIGNFEGLRHTVRPGLSFSYRPDFSADFWGYTRTYTDTSGHIVRYGIVPGVPFGRTQNLSFTLGNVFETKRIQTDTTGTSRRQTLQLLSLDLSTSYNFAADSLRLSSINLSARTAALGPLSLTAAMVLDPYRLAPDGRPMNRYAFDLRAGRLARLTSFRLSASVSLRSAVRPTAREAAAPPRARFGDPLSSAQDDNPIPSFLDPALAYADFAIPWSLNLSFSYSYNRFAFRATRSAILNASFDFNLTPNWKIQGRSGYDFVRGELASTSFFILRDLGCWQMSLSWIPFGRYQSYGFELYVKSGRLRDLLRLRQPRADIRGRFQQLL; translated from the coding sequence ATGATGGACCGCCTTCGAGGGTGCTGGACGCTATGGCTCATTTTGATGACGGCTGCGCAAGCTCAGCCCACTTCGTCCAACACGCAAAGTTCTGTCCAGTTTAGCGCTCAGGATTCACTGGTCATTTTGTTCGATACCCCAGAAGGAGACCTAGGGCAGCTCGTTGGCCAAGCCCGCGTGCAATACCGCAACCTGGAACTCACAGCCCACCGCATTGACCTGCTCTTCGATCAGGATGAGCTGCGCGCCTCAGGCCTACCTGTAGATACAGGCATGGTGGATCCGCCCACCTTTCGCCAAGGCAACGACACGTTTACAGGCCGCATGCTGCAATACAACCTGCAAACGCAACGCGGCCGCGTGGTCGGCGCCCAAACGCGCATTGAAGACGGCTTTTTACAGGCTCAGGTAGTCAAGGTGCTCGAAGACAGCACGCTGTATGTCCAAGGGGGCAGTTACTCGACCTGCCCCTGTAGCGACGGCCGCGCTCCTTCCTACTCGTTGCGCACCAGCAAGATGAAAGTGGCCGGCAAATGGATCTACACTGGCCCAATCCAGCTTTACCTGTTCACCATTCCTACGCCGCTGTGGCTACCGTTTGGCTTTTTACCTGCAATTGAAGGTCGACGCAGCGGCCCCCTCCCGGTCCAATACGGCGAGGACGAGCGCGGTTTTTATCTACGCGGCTGGGGTTGGTACTGGGCCATTAGCGACTACATGGACTTGCAGGTGCGCGGCGGCCTTTGGACCAAAGGTAGTTGGCAAATCAGTCCGCTCTTCCGCTATGCCAAGCGCTATGCCTTCAGCGGCCAACTCATGCTTGATTATTTACACAACCGTAATGGGGAAAAAGGTGACCCAGATTTTAGCGTTACGAACACGGCCTCGTTTCGCTGGACGCACAACCAGACCTTAGGACCTTCGGCCAATTTTTCAGCCAACGTCAACCTCACAAGCTCCAGTTACCTGCGGGCCATTTCGGAACGCTACGACGACCGTGTCCGCCAGACCATCTCCTCCAACATCCGCTACAGCAAAAACTGGTCGTCGCGCTCGCTCAACCTTTCCCTCTCACACCAAGAAGTGCTCACCACAGGTGCCGTGAGCTTGACGCTTCCGCAGCTTTCTTTTTCCCAAAGTGCCTTTAAGCCCTTTCGAAGCGCAGGATCAATCTCTGGCCGTAACGAGCGTTGGTATGAGCGCCTCACGCTGAGCTACAACGGGACGTTAAGCAACCAGTACACGTTCACTCGCCTCCCTGAGGCCACGCTGCTGGAGCGAGGCGACACCAGCGCTTTAAGCATCAGCTGGTATGACGCCCTTTTCTCCCCTAGCGCCTACCGACGCGCAACAGGACAGGAGATCCCTTTTCAGTTTCGCGCAACGCACCGCATTCCAGTCTCGGCGAGCTTTGCCTTGCAACGCCTACCTCTACTGAACCGTCCCTTTCCAGTCACTTTTTCCAGTGGTCTGAACTATCAGGAAGACTGGTTTCTCTATACCGAACGCCGCACTGTAGACACTACAGGCCGCATTGTTACGCGCTCGCTACCCGGTTTTTTTGCCTTGCGCCAGTTTTCGCTAGGCCTTTCAGCAACAACCACGCTTTATGGTCTTTTTCCTGTGCGCATAGGTAACTTTGAAGGACTACGCCACACGGTACGCCCAGGCCTAAGTTTTTCATACCGCCCAGATTTTTCTGCCGACTTCTGGGGATACACGCGCACCTACACAGATACTTCTGGCCACATCGTCCGCTACGGCATCGTGCCGGGTGTACCCTTTGGACGCACCCAGAACCTTTCCTTTACCCTGGGCAATGTCTTTGAAACCAAACGCATTCAGACCGACACTACTGGCACCAGCCGGCGTCAGACACTTCAGCTGCTCAGCCTCGACCTGTCTACCAGCTACAACTTTGCCGCCGACTCGCTGCGACTTTCCAGCATCAACCTTAGTGCACGTACTGCAGCGCTAGGACCGCTCAGCCTAACCGCAGCGATGGTGCTCGACCCATATCGCCTGGCGCCCGATGGCCGACCCATGAACCGGTATGCTTTTGACCTGCGGGCAGGCCGCCTGGCACGCCTAACCAGTTTTCGCCTGAGCGCCTCGGTGAGCCTGCGGAGTGCAGTACGTCCCACCGCCCGCGAAGCCGCAGCACCACCCCGCGCCCGCTTTGGCGATCCCTTGAGCTCAGCACAGGACGACAACCCGATCCCTTCCTTTTTAGACCCTGCTTTAGCCTATGCCGACTTTGCTATCCCCTGGTCGCTCAACCTTAGCTTCAGTTATAGCTATAACCGCTTTGCTTTTCGTGCTACGCGAAGTGCTATCCTTAACGCTTCGTTCGACTTTAACCTTACCCCAAACTGGAAAATTCAAGGCCGAAGCGGCTACGACTTTGTCCGAGGTGAGCTGGCCTCCACCAGCTTCTTCATTCTACGCGACTTGGGTTGCTGGCAAATGAGCCTTTCGTGGATTCCTTTTGGCCGCTACCAGTCCTACGGGTTTGAACTGTACGTAAAAAGCGGCCGCTTACGCGACTTACTGCGGCTACGCCAGCCACGTGCCGACATTCGCGGGCGTTTTCAACAGCTTCTTTAA